Proteins from a single region of Trypanosoma brucei brucei TREU927 chromosome 7, complete sequence:
- a CDS encoding GMP synthase, putative has translation MSVQQEPVTECVVILDAGSQYGKVIDRKVRELRVESRVMPLDTPTDILRSDPSIKGIIISGGPSSISDADAPSYNTDLFSVGKPLLGICYGVQLLTRAFGGKVGCAGVREDGQDEITVDTNSPIFHGLSNKEKVLLTHGDSITEAGPHLKVTARSSAHIIAAVQHESLPLFGVQFHPEVELTENGVQILKNFLTFCGCKFTFTMEDREEKALRLIRERTTQGQKVLCLASGGVDSTVCAVLLLKALGPERVVCIHIDHGFMRLNESQEVVAALRAAGVNVTLIDATKQFSEATTEFPAKRGKGAYQTGKLCEAIDPEEKRVIIGNTFMSVCDAAVKDLNLDVNNLLLAQGTLRPDLIESGSAYASKVADAIKTHHNDTAVVRQLRAEGRIIEPLCDYHKDEVRELGTRLGIPTHLVQRQPFPGPGLAIRVLCSDGSLFKDEHYARTEENVRAVCAGDERFELLKPLCKELRSLQPASCILPIRTVGVQGDGRTYAYAAALSIGRLPNKEEWNSLGRLALVIPKLTSNVNRIVFMFGPKRAEAPLKATKSSLVPEVLDKLRLADDTVNRALIKYGLVRRLSQVPVVLLPIGFEEKGPFSVVIRPFITNDFMTGVPAAPGSADMPLEALKEIVETLQGFDFISRVMYDLTGKPPGTTEWE, from the coding sequence ATGTCAGTTCAACAGGAGCCGGTAACGGAGTGTGTTGTCATTCTTGATGCTGGTTCTCAATACGGTAAGGTGATTGACAGGAAGGTGCGGGAACTTCGCGTCGAGTCTCGAGTGATGCCACTGGATACCCCCACTGATATCCTTCGTAGTGATCCCTCAATTAAGGGAATTATCATCAGTGGTGGGCCGAGTTCCATCAGTGACGCCGATGCGCCATCGTATAACACGGACCTCTTCTCAGTTGGAAAACCTTTGCTGGGTATTTGTTATGGCGTGCAGTTGCTCACGCGAGCATTCGGTGGTAAAGTTGGTTGTGCGGGAGTACGGGAGGATGGCCAAGATGAGATAACCGTTGATACCAACTCACCCATTTTCCATGGTCTttcaaataaagaaaaggtgcTTCTCACGCATGGCGACTCCATCACAGAAGCGGGGCCGCATCTGAAGGTGACGGCGCGAAGTAGCGCACACATCATCGCCGCGGTCCAACATGAGAGTCTTCCGCTGTTTGGTGTACAGTTCCACCCCGAGGTGGAGCTTACAGAGAACGGAGTTcaaattttgaaaaacttTTTAACATTTTGTGGCTGTAAATTTACATTTACAATGGAGGATAGGGAGGAGAAGGCCCTGCGCCTGATTCGTGAGCGCACTACTCAGGGTCAAAAAGTTTTGTGTCTCGCTTCAGGGGGTGTAGACAGTACAGTTTGtgctgtgctgctgctgaaagCGCTTGGACCGGAGCGAGTGGTATGCATACACATTGACCATGGATTTATGCGGCTTAATGAAAGCCAAGAGGTTGTGGCGGCGCTGAGAGCCGCTGGTGTTAACGTAACGCTGATTGATGCAACCAAACAATTTTCTGAAGCAACGACGGAATTCCCAGCGAAGCGTGGCAAAGGGGCGTACCAAACGGGAAAACTCTGTGAGGCGATAGACCCTGAGGAGAAGCGTGTCATCATTGGTAACACATTCATGTCTGTGTGTGATGCAGCGGTGAAGGATCTTAATTTGGACGTGAATAACCTGTTACTCGCTCAAGGAACCTTGAGACCTGACTTGATCGAGTCGGGTTCGGCCTACGCCAGTAAGGTGGCGGATGCAATAAAAACGCACCACAATGATACGGCAGTTGTGCGGCAACTGAGAGCGGAGGGTCGAATCATCGAGCCACTTTGCGACTACCATAAGGATGAGGTGCGGGAACTGGGTACTCGACTCGGCATTCCAACTCACTTAGTGCAGCGCCAACCTTTTCCCGGGCCCGGTTTGGCTATTCGTGTTTTATGCAGCGACGGATCACTCTTTAAGGACGAGCACTACGCTCGAACAGAAGAAAACGTTCGGGCCGTGTGCGCTGGTGATGAGCGTTTCGAACTGTTAAAGCCACTCTGCAAGGAATTGCGTAGCCTCCAACCTGCAAGCTGCATTTTACCAATCCGAACGGTGGGCGTGCAGGGCGACGGCAGGACATATGCCTACGCTGCGGCACTTTCCATCGGTCGCCTCCCAAATAAAGAAGAGTGGAACTCCCTTGGGCGTCTTGCATTGGTTATTCCAAAGTTAACGTCAAATGTTAACCGTATcgtgtttatgtttggaCCTAAACGAGCTGAGGCACCGTTGAAAGCGACCAAGTCATCTCTTGTCCCTGAGGTGCTGGACAAACTTCGGCTTGCGGATGACACCGTTAACCGTGCCTTAATTAAATATGGACTTGTGAGGCGGCTCAGCCAAGTGCCTGTGGTACTATTACCCATAGGTTTTGAGGAAAAGGGTCCCTTCAGTGTTGTGATAAGGCCTTTTATTACAAATGATTTCATGACTGGTGTCCCAGCGGCTCCGGGATCAGCCGATATGCCATTGGAAGCTCTTAAGGAAATTGTAGAGACTTTGCAGGGATTTGACTTCATATCACGCGTTATGTATGATCTCACGGGGAAACCGCCGGGGACGACGGAATGGGAATAA